One genomic window of Amphiura filiformis chromosome 3, Afil_fr2py, whole genome shotgun sequence includes the following:
- the LOC140147779 gene encoding uncharacterized protein: MGLTPLSAIGMLDTGMLDTASAPTSPYPMSEGSTTSEMNYFVPCIGCEMLEPRVAALEGIVAALKHQLNTAPRPAQPHAPAPQQAPPEPQCARAPAPQREPAPAPQREPAPAPQREPAPAPQREPAPAPQREPAPAQEPQQAPAHDPAPLAPRQVNVQAPPHAPPPPPLPFNAHLTVAEVDENGRVVRVELTEELHEDVLLLVEQGREAMSRFLVRSLFTVEERLERNCTGRSGKRCLDPVRLDAIKLTVFAVIPCARAERITAWKSCIRSIDSMNRNLKHHQNAPGPQH, from the exons ATGGGGTTGACACCGTTGTCCGCTATCGGTATGTTGGATACCGGTATGTTGGATACTGCAAGCGCACCCACATCACCCTATCCCATGTCAGAGGGTTCGACCACCAGCGAGATG AACTACTTTGTGCCATGCATTGGATGCGAGATGCTGGAACCGAGGGTGGCAGCTCTGGAGGGTATTGTAGCCGCGCTAAAACATCAACTAAATACAGCACCACGACCAGCACAACCGCATGCACCAGCACCACAGCAAGCGCCACCAGAACCACAATGCGCACGAGCACCAGCACCACAGCGAGAACCAGCACCAGCACCACAGCGGGAACCAGCACCAGCACCACAGCGGGAACCGGCACCAGCACCACAGCGGGAACCGGCACCAGCACCACAGCGGGAACCGGCACCAGCACAAGAACCACAGCAGGCACCAGCACATGATCCAGCACCACTAGCACCACGACAGGTTAATGTCCAGGCACCACCGCacgcaccaccaccaccaccactaccgtTTAACGCACATCTCACCGTAGCTGAAGTAGATGAGAATGGCAGAGTCGTCAGAGTGGAGCTGACTGAGGAGTTACATGAAGATGTGTTGTTGCTAGTAGAACAGGGAAGGGAAGCCATGTCGCGTTTTTTGGTAAGGTCGTTGTTTACAGTGGAGGAGAGGCTAGAGAGAAACTGTACCGGGCGATCAGGTAAACGCTGTCTCGACCCGGTACGGTTGGACGCGATCAAACTAACTGTCTTCGCAGTCATCCCTTGTGCACGTGCAGAAAGAATCACTGCATGGAAGTCTTGCATAAGGTCTATAGACTCGATGAATAGAAATCTTAAGCATCACCAAAATGCACCAGGACCCCAACACTAG
- the LOC140147522 gene encoding LOW QUALITY PROTEIN: uncharacterized protein (The sequence of the model RefSeq protein was modified relative to this genomic sequence to represent the inferred CDS: substituted 1 base at 1 genomic stop codon), with protein sequence MNAERCVLCKLQVQRVLVXDTFHEQFLDAPNHNLSDQDKIMRHFDTPPASSSSSSAEKTVSHAPDTSIKAQCRSAKRKGQSELDPHTERDIQEKSKIFGKDGKPINRYQERINTAAFQLAKKDTSPPEECHIKLKHIDCSSTMTHP encoded by the exons ATGAATGCAGAAAGGTGTGTCCTTTGTAAACTTCAAGTACAGAGAGTTTTAGTTTAAGACACATTCCATGAGCAGTTTCTTGATGCACCAAACCACAACCTTTCAGATCAGGATAAAATAATGCGCCATTTTGATACCCCACctgcatcatcttcatcttccagTGCTGAAAAAACAGTCTCTCATGCACCAGACACATCA ATTAAAGCTCAGTGCCGATCTGCCAAAAGAAAAGGCCAGAGTGAACTAGACCCGCACACCGAGAGGGACATACAAGAGAAGTCCAAAATATTTGGCAAGGATGGAAAACCCATTAACCGGTATCAAGAAAGGATCAATACAGCAGCTTTTCAACTGGCCAAAAAAGACACCTCACCGCCAGAAGAGTGCCACATCAAGCTCAAGCACATTGACTGCTCAAGCACCATGACGCACCCATGA
- the LOC140147521 gene encoding uncharacterized protein — protein sequence MMTRDLGDLGCVQSIAFMWSLVQDLTRPSNMPKLSENQRWLLNGMLEAGQRVSETARTLNVARSVVRKWRDRRQQPGGSLKDLERSGRPRVTSANQDASILNKVEAKRTMTAREIRQRLHRRRGQRPGQICYQTIRNRIRAYGMRSRKLRKRPGLLPRHRRDREAFARRHRWWSRRRWSNVLFTDECRVCLRWLDGRRRVWRRVNEDIGEEGIQQAEAMGGGSLMIWAVSEVTED from the exons atGATGACCAGGGATTTAGGGGACCTTGGGTGTGTCCAGAGTATTGCGTTCATGTGGTCGTTGGTTCAAGACCTGACAAGACCAAGCAATATGCCTAAATTAAGTGAAAATCAGAGatggcttttaaatggaatgtTAGAGGCCGGTCAGAGGGTGTCAGAAACTGCACGAACGCTGAACGTGGCTAGGAGTGTTGTTCGAAAGTGGCGGGACAGACGTCAACAGCCTGGTGGTAGTCTGAAAGATCTTGAAAGAAGTGGCAGACCACGAGTTACGTCAGCCAACCAGGATGCATCAATCCTAAACAAGGTTGAAGCCAAGAGAACCATGACAG CTCGAGAGATACGCCAAAGACTACACAGGAGACGAGGACAGCGACCAGGACAGATCTGTTACCAGACCATCAGGAACAGGATCCGCGCCTATGGTATGCGTTCTCGTAAACTTCGGAAGAGGCCAGGATTACTACCGAGACATCGTAGAGACCGGGAAGCTTTTGCAAGGAGACATCGATGGTGGAGTCGTCGTCGCTGGTCCAACGTCCTGTTTACCGATGAATGTCGTGTATGTTTACGCTGGTTAGATGGGAGACGAAGAGTTTGGAGAAGGGTCAATGAGGATATCGGAGAAGAGGGGATACAACAAGCGGAAGCGATGGGAGGAGGGAGCCTGATGATCTGGGCGGTATCGGAAGTCACGGAAGACTGA